In a genomic window of Brassica rapa cultivar Chiifu-401-42 chromosome A10, CAAS_Brap_v3.01, whole genome shotgun sequence:
- the LOC117129058 gene encoding uncharacterized protein LOC117129058: MGDEANKDLDDMADLSKRGYKFKIRDWRNMSVDLYGANEEIRRASLLFGNGGMSQASTSYQEESLESKINRISEMVGDNLRIMNDRLCLIEKDRKQIKERVTNLEKLQRVTSYETPNNETDTTPFHETASRQGEANADQADEQLNNEDTREPMNEITKETPGSPIAQQNIETPVLTPIQTQQETHELMNEIISPNISDTQPNTRARRNLLTEQNKDVESRVQNPFEIGANVEISSQDDNTCHKWYPGNVLATYLVDGVEMVKVEYFVPSLDEKKRKRSVETRVSIDRIRPQPPPERSGAKKSYELMQDVEAFDNGAWCAGKVKVILFDGSCFVSLNNSKEQIYFHHSEMRKPRKWVDGVWEMTKKMEEEQTQSVNPSEGDGDKKGKAKAVACKKNEAAGPSEDGVGKMAKEIEVKQGKSVKPSQDDHAKKGKPHVGKKKKANAQPVDLLPFLQREEKRPIRPRNPPIPVTPEVILPIDPFVTPEFPRFSRLTHWMDLRGIYRV; encoded by the exons ATGGGAGACGAAGCTAATAAAGATCTGGATGACATGGCCGATTTATCCAAGAGAggttataagtttaaaattagagATTGGCGAAACATGTCAGTAGACCTATACGGTGCTAATGAAGAAATAAGAAGAGCATCTTTACTGTTTGGGAATGGAGGGATGAGTCAAGCTTCTACTTCGTATCAGGAGGAGTCTTTGGAATCAAAGATCAACAGAATCAGCGAGATGGTGGGAGATAATTTAAGGATCATGAACGATCGTTTGTGTTTGATTGAAAAAGACAGGAAACAGATTAAAGAACGTGTGACAAACCTAGAGAAACTACAAAGAGTTACTTCatatgaaactccaaacaatgag ACTGACACAACTCCATTTCATGAGACGGCTTCCAGACAAGGTGAAGccaatgcagatcaagcagatgaacaacttaacaatgag GATACACGAGAGCCTATGAATGAGATCACGAAAGAGACACCTGGTTCTCCAATAGCTCAACAGAATATTGAGACTCCAGTCCTTACTCCAATTCAGACGCAGCAG GAGACTCACGAGCTTATGAATGAGATCATTTCACCAAACATTTCCGACACACAGCCAAATACCCGAGCTCGCAGAAATCTTTTAACAGAGCAAAATAAG GATGTAGAAAGCAGAGTTCAAAATCCCTTTGAGATCGGAGCAAATGTGGAGATTTCATCACAAGATGACAATACTTGTCATAAATGGTATCCAGGAAATGTGTTGGCAACATATTTGGTTGATGGGGTTGAGATGGTGAAAGTTGAGTACTTCGTCCCGTCTCTGGAcgaaaagaagaggaaaaggagtgTTGAGACACGTGTATCAATTGACAGAATACGTCCTCAACCACCACCTGAGAGATCTGGAGCGAAGAAAAGTTATGAGCTAATGCAGGACGTGGAGGCGTTCGACAATGGTGCCTGGTGCGCTGGAAAAGTTAAAGTCATTTTGTTTGATGGCTCGTGTTTTGTCTCTTTGAACAATTCTAAAGAACAAATTTACTTCCACCATTCTGAGATGCGAAAACCAAGAAAATGGGTAGATGGTGTTTGGGAGATGacaaaaaag ATGGAAGAAGAGCAGACGCAGAGTGTGAATCCAAGTGAAGGAGATGGTGATAAAAag GGGAAGGCGAAGGCTGTCGCTTGTAAGAAAAATGAAGCAGCTGGTCCATCAGAAGATGGTGTTGGGAAAATGGCAAAAgag ATAGAAGTAAAGCAGGGTAAGAGTGTGAAACCAAGTCAAGACGATCATGCAAAAaag gggAAGCCACAtgttggtaagaagaagaaagcaaatgcTCAGCCAGTAGATTTGCTTCCTTTTCTACAGCGAGAAGAGAAGAGGCCAATACGACCTAGAAACCCTCCTATACCTGTAACACCTGAGGTAATCCTTCCAATTGATCCATTTGTGACACCTGAATTTCCTCGGTTTTCAAGGCTTACACACTGGATGGATCTACGGGGCATATATCGTGTGTAA